In the genome of Gemmatimonadota bacterium, the window ATGAACCCTCCGCGCCGAGAGATGGAGATGTGGGCCAGCCACTGGTCGGTCTCCGAGAATCGCTGCTCCGAAAAGAAGAGGGCAACGCCCTCAGATGTCAGCGCAATTCGACGGTCGGTCGGCGGATGCATCGGGACACCAGTGTCGGCAAACGCGGCCACACGGAGTGCCGGGAGCGTCGCGGCGATCTCGCGCAAGTGCCGATCGGACACGAGCCTTTGCGCAGCGCGCACTCGCACAGCGACGAAGCGCGCAGCGAGCAATCCGAACACGCACACCACGACTGCGATGGGGATCAAACCCATGGGTGTCGACCTAACGTCTAGTTGTGCTGTGGCCGATTCAATCAATGCGGGTTGGCGGCCACGGCCGACCTTGCAGTACGATGAGGCCGGGGCCGCCAACCCGCTACCCTAACCGGCCATCTGCACCAACTCTCGTTAGCCCGACGGAGGGCCGAACCCTCCTGTGCCACCGTGTGGCGTCCCTAGCTGTGCAGACATCGGAGCCAGCGGGATCGGCCACTCGCCGCATTCGCCGTCCGGTCAGTGAGACCGCGGCCCCGCGACGTCCACAGACTATCATGGTTCGAGGCCGCGAGCACGGGCCCCCGTGCATCGGCGGCGGCAACCGTCACTCTGCAAGCCCGAGCTAGCCCGCCCCATCGGTTCGATTCGACAGAAACAGGGGTCCCGAATCGCAGGTCAGCCGACTACCGTCGGGCAAATCGAGAGTCCAGGTCCAGTCGACTTGGTCTACGATGGCGAGGGCCTGAAGGACAAGCCCGTTCTGAAATCGACACACCAACACCGACGACGGGTCTATCAAGACGTTGTCGACAGGATGGCTGTTCGTCACAGCCAACAGTTGACCGCCGACCAAGCACGCGCTTGGGATCTCGTCGTTCATACTGCGGGAGCCTGATAGACCGAGTTGCGCGCTCGGAGAAACGCGAAGCTCACTTGCAGACAGCAGCACGCCGCTGTTGAAGCGCACATCCCAGTACGTGATTCCATAAGTCAGGCGGTCGACGCTCGAGCCGCGCAAGTGCGGAGAGATGAGGGTTGTGGCTGCGGCGGGCGTCAACGGTGTGGGCATTACGCGGTCGGGCTAACGTGAGCTTCTGCTGCAGCCGATCAAGTAAGATGCGGCCGCGCAGCGGCCGCTACCATAGCCCGGCTGTCAGCAGCAAGCATCGTTAGACCGCGCTCATGCGGAGGCGCTCAGCCGTCGAGGAGCGAGCCAGCGTTCCCGCAGGAGCTCGCTGAACTCCTCCCACGTCTCGGACTGATAGGTATTGACGCGAACAACCCCGGCCGGCGTCCGCAAAGCGACGATGACAGCGCTCTCGGCGGTCACCGCCTCGATCTCGTCCCACCGAATGATCGTTGCGGACGAGCCGCGGTGCACCCTGAGTCCGAGCTCCGAGAATTCGTGCCGGGCGCCGTGTCGCAATTGTCGCCCTGAGACGACGTCAAGTCCGGCAAGGAGCGCGAGGATGAACGCGACACCCAGATTGAAAAGGAGCGACGCGTCGTCCCGGCTCACCGCCGCGTACGCCTGGACGCCAACGACTAATGCGGCAATGGCACCGAATACCCACCGAATCTCGCGTCGAACGCGCGACTCGCGTGATGCCGACATGATGCGTTTCCAGTGGGTTTCGGGCATCGCGGATGAGACGGGTCATCGTCGGTCTAACGTCAAGTTGTGCTGTGGCCGCTTCCATAAGATGCGGTTGGGCGGCCGCGCCGTACCTTTAGGTACGATAAAGCGCGGCCGCCCAACCGCTACCCCAGCGCGGCCATCTGCACCAACTGCCGTTATGCCGCGCGGCCGCCAGACCGCGCCGCCACCCATTCCAGCAGCAGAAAGGTGAGCGCAAAATACGGGTTCTTCACGGAATACCGGGGAAGGCCGCGCGGATCTTGAGGAAGAAGTACGCGTCGTCGCGAAAGCCGTACGCCATGCGCTTGATAACCTTGATCTTGTTGTTGATCCCTTCGAGCACGCTCGTGTGCAGCGGGTATCGACAATGGCTGATGATCCCCTCGAGGTACGGGGTGAGCCGGCGCACGAAGGCGCGGAGCGGCGCGAGGCGACTCGCCAGCGCGCGCCGCCGCCACTGCGCCCAGAAGCGCCGGGCCGCCCCCGGATAGCGAAACCGCCAGAGCTGCTTCAAGTCGTCCTTGAGTACGTAGACCTTGAAGAGCGCGCGGTTCGCGGCGAGGAGGTCCCGCAAGCGGATCCGATCGGCCGGGCGCGTCACCGTGTCCCGATTGCGGAGCAGCAACCAGCGGGCGCCTTTGATGATGCGCCGCTGGGCCCGTCGGACGCGCTCGCGGCCGACGGCGCGGCCGGCCACGCGATTCGTCTCGTCCACGCGCACGCGATCGATCACCTCGCGCCCATACTTCGCCACCACATGGAACAGGTCGTACACGATCGCCGCGTGGGGACAGTGGGCGCGGACCTCGTCGGCGTAGGCGCCGCTCATATCCATGACCGCGGCTTCCAGGCGCGCGCAGCCCTCGGGGCCCAGCTGCGCGAAGAAGGGCCGCAGGTCCTCGCGCGCGCGGCCGCGGCCCACCCACAGGACCTTCCGCGTCAGCGGATTGACCACGACCGTCGCGTAGCGGTGGCCGCGGTGAATCGCGAACTCGTCAATCGCGATCAGGCGCACGTCGCGGAGATCGATCGGGCCGAGCCGCGCCTCGAGCGCCCGCTGGTCGATCTGCTTGACGGTCTCCCAGCCGACGCCGAACCACTGCGCGACGTGCTTGATCGGCAACACCTGCGCGAGCCGTGCGATGGCGGCGGCGAGGCGCGTCGTCATGCGCTGATACCGATCGAGCCACGGAACGGCTTCGACGGTCGGCCCGCACCGTGGACACTCGACGCGCGCGCGGGGAAACTCGATCCAGGTCTCGGCGTCCATCAGCGGCAGATCGCGCACGCGGCGCGTGGTCACTTCATGGACGGTCACGACCTCGCCGTCGCAGCGGCTACAGCGCTTGGGGCGCGACGGCACCGGCTCCAGCACGATCACGACGCGCGGCACCGGCTGCGTCGTCGAGGTGGGCTCGCGCCGCACGGCCGCGATCATGAACCCCTCCCACCCCCCAAGCAGCGCGCTGAGCTCCTCGTACGCCATGGGCATCCTCCGATGCCGATAGCATGCGCGCGACCAGCGCGTTTGTCACGGGGCTTTCCCGGAATTCCTCGAAGAACCAAAATACGGGAACGCCCCGTATAGCGTATCGCTCACGGAGTGCGAGCGGCGATCAACGGCGACGAATATCTGAATGCAGAAGGCAATCGCTCCCAAGAGGAGCACGACTCCCGGGGCGGAACTGGGAATGAAGAGCCATCCGAGTGGGCGAAACCACGTACGCCTCATTCGACCTCCTGAATCAGTTTCGTCGGCATAACGTGAGGTTGTGCTGTGTTCGGGCTCCCACCTTGACTGAAGTGTTCCCACGGCGCTCAAGGTTCCCGAGCGCGATGGAGGCACGCCGCCGCCGGCCACGAGGCCTTACGAGGTCGGCGCTCGCGCTGTATGGTTGACGGATAGTCGACTCACCCAATTGAAAATTCCTATCCCGACTGGGCGGGGCTTTGGCTGTTACCCCCGAGGAATTCATGCAACGAGGCGCCACCGCGGTGCTGGGCACGGTCGCCGTCGTCGTCACCCTCACGCAAGGATATCTGTTCCTTGGGTTCGGCGGCGTGATATTCTTCACGGGCCGATCCGGTGGCACCCGGGCCCTCGTTGTGATCGGAGTGGTAATCGGCTGGCTCGCTGCAACGGTCGTCCTGTTCGTGCGCCGGAAGCACCGAGTGTCCCTGGCCGTGGCGTGGTCGCCGATTCTTCTGCTGCAACTGGCCCAAGTAGCCACTCCGTTGGTCACTCCGTTGGCGATGGGGGCTGAGGGCCGGGCGACCCACCGCATGTATCGAGCCCACGACGATCTGGACAGGCTCGCCTACACCGAAGCGAGCTTCTACGCGGATAGCAACAGCTATACGAGTGATATCGAGCAGCTGGGCTTTCACGCCTCGGACGAGGTGACGGTTACCTTCCTGAGCGCCACCACGACGGCCTGGTCCGCCGCCGCGACGGACGCGCGCTCCCCGGATGGACGGTGCGTCGTTGCCTTCGACCAAGCGCAAGCAGCATCGGCAGGGACCCCGTTTGGAAGGGTCAGTTGCACGGGGAACTGGGCCCTCACGCACACCACGACTCTTCCGGGCGGACCCGAACCCTCCGGCCCCGACACGGCGACCGTGCGGTAGGCACTTGGCGCGCCCGCCTAGGCATCACCGCTCACTGAAGGCCGCGCATGCCCGCTGCAGCGACCCTCTGAATTCAGTCGGCATAACGTGAATTGGACAGACCGACCTAAATCGTTCGCTTCCTGAATTAGACAGGTCTGCATAGTCCATCCGCCGCGAATATTCGGCCCGGACCGCGAGTCCGCAAGCACAGTCGCCACAACAGGTTGTCGCGGTGATGGCGAGGGACGGGTCCGCTGATCGCAGCCGTGTTATGCAGACCTGCATAGCACGACCGCCGGGGAGCACCACGAGCCGCGTCGAGGACGGAGGTGCGGCGGGGGCCCCGTGCTGCCGCACGAGGCTCGAACGTCCGCACGCTCGCGCCGCTCACCCGGCCTGCGAGCCCCCCGCACGACGAAGCCCCCGCGGCCCAAGGGGCCGCGGGGGCTTCTGTGAATAGCTGGGGCGGGACTCGAACCCGCGACCCCGGCATTATGAGTGCCGTGCTCTAACCAGCTGAGCTACCCAGCCGTACGGCCCGGAAAGATAAGGGGACGCCCTTTTCCGACCAACCCCGGGCCCGGAACGAAGTCCGGGCACCCCGCGAACGGGATGCCCGGACCTGTCGAACCAGTAGCGGGGGCGGGATTTGAACCCGCGACCTTCGGGTTATGAGCCCGACGAGCTACCAGGCTGCTCCACCCCGCGTCAGTGAGATGGAAAGTAGCGGGTGGAGGCGAAAAAACAAGGCGCCCGGCCTATGGGGCCACGATCGTCGTTCCCGCCGCGGTGTAGGTCGGCGGGACGGTGAATCCGGGGGCGCTCACGGTCGAGAACCCACCGCTGCTGGTCCCGGCGCTCTGGGCCAGCAGGAGGTAGCTGCTCGCCGGGGGCGGGGTGAAGGCGTTGATCAGCGCCACGTTGAGGGTGCCGCCGAGGGTGGTGTTGCCGGAGACGGCGATCCGGTCGAAGTCGGTCCCGGCGACGGGGCCGCCCACCTCGAGGTTGATGGTGCCGGTGGTGATGAAGCCGCCGCTCAGGGTCAGCGTCAGCGTGCCCGCCGCGGCCGCGTGCACGGTCAACGTGCCATCGTTCTCGAAGTTGCCGCCGCCGGTGGTCTCGATCACGCGCGCGCCGCCGGCCGAGCCGGCCTGGGTCTGGATCACGCCGCTCGGCGCGTTCTGCAAGGTCCCGTTCTGCACGAGCACGCGGGCGAGATTGGTCCCGGCCGCGAGGTTGGTCAGGTCGAGCAGGCCGTTGTTCACGAAGCCGCCGGTCTGCGTGAAGGTCGTCGCGCCGCCGGCGGTGCTCCCCACCCGGATGAACGAGGTGGAGGCGGTGGTGAGGTCGTTCATCGCCGAGGCGGCGCTCACGAGGAGGGAGCCGGCGTTCACGACCGGCGTGAGCAGGCTCGAGGCGTTGAGGCTCACCGTCGACCCGGCGGGAATGGTGAGGATCGCGCCGTCGTCCACCACCACGGTGTTGGTGAACTCCCACGTCGCGGTGCCGACCGACGCGTCGTTGACGAGCGAGAGGTTGGAGGCGGTCGCGTTGAAGAACTCGGTCGCGGGCGCGCCGCCGCCGAAGGCGGCCGTGACGTTGGTGAAGGTCAGCGCCCCCTGCCCTGCCACGCTGCCGCTCACGTCGTTGGTGAACACCCCGTTCGTGACCGCGAGGATCCGCCCGGTGCCGACGCTGATGGTGCCGCCGTTGGTGAAGCTCGGCGTGGTGCCCGTCTGGGTGACGAGGATGTTGCCGGTGTTGAGCAGGAGGGTGCCGGTGTTCAGGTGGTCGGCGCCGGCCCGATCGAGCGAAAAGGGAACGTCCGTGATGATGGTGCCCTGGTTGTCGAGCTGCGCGGCGATGGTGCGCGCGCCGCCGGGGGTCTGGCCGCCGAGCACGGAGAGCGTCGCGCCGGGCGCATTCACGAAGGTGCCGCTCGGGACGACGAGCTGCGACGCGTAGTTCGTGACCGTCGCGTTGCTCAGCTCCATCAGGCCCTGGTTGGTGAAGCCGTTCGCCACGGTGAGGCTGGCGGTCGAGGTCGCTCCGTCGGCCTGCGCGATGCGGAGCATCGTCCCGGGGATGCTCGAGTTGGTCACCGCGCCGTTCATCGCGGAGGTGCCGCTGACGAGGGTGAAGCCCTCGTTCACGAACGGCACGTTGAGGGTCGCATTGGAGAGGAACAGCGAGCGCCCCGTGGCGCCGAACAGCGTGCCGGTGCCGATCACCGTGGTGTTGATCAGGCTGAAGCTCGGCCCGGCGGACGCGAAGTCGGAGAGCAGGTCGAGGGTGACGCCGAGCGTGAGGAGGAAGCCGGTGCCGTCGATCGTGCCCAGGTCCTGGCGCAGGGTCCCGTTGGTGACCTGCATGGTCTGTCCGGCCGCGATGGTGATCGTGCCGAGGTTCGCGAATACTGGGGAAGTGCCGCTCTGGGTGACCTGCAGCGCGGCGCCCACGTCGATGAGGCCGGTGTTCTCGTGCTGGGCGCTGCCGCCGTCGATGACGAGCGGCACGGCGACGGTGAGCGTGCCCTGGTTCTCGAGCGCGGCGCCGAGCGCGCGGCCGCCGCCGGGCGTCTGGCCGCCGATGGCGGCGATGGTCGCCCCCGGGGCGTTGACGAGCTGACCGGTGCTCACGTTCAGGCGCGAGCCGTAGTTGAAGACCGTCTGGTTGGAGAGCTCGATGAGCCCTTCGTTGGTGAAGCCGTTGGCGACGGTGAGGGTCGCGGTGCTGCAGCAGCCGTCGAGCTGCGCGACGCGCAGGGTGGCACCCACGGGGTTCGTGAACGCGCCGGTGATCGCCGACGGGCCGCTCGCGATCGCGAGGCCCTGGTTCACGAAGGGGGCGGCGACGGTGCTCGAGTAGAGCGCGAGGGTGCGCGCCGGCGCGTTGGTGAGCGCCGCGGTCCCGTTGATGGTGGAGCCGGCGGCGGTCAGCTGCATCGTCGCGTTGGAGAGCGGGGTGCCGAGCGTGAGGGTGGTGTTGAAGAGCGACAGGAGCCCGGTGCCGTCGAGCGTGCCGGACGATTGCACGAAGGTGCCGCCCTGGAGCAGGAGCGTCCGGGCGGTGCCGACGATGACGGTGCCGGTGTTGGTGAAGGTCGGCGAGGCACCGCTCTGCAGGATGGTCAGGTCGGCGGTCGACACGTCGACGGTGCCGCTGTTCTGGTGGGTCGCGCCGTCGCCGCTGAGGATGAGCGGCGCCTCGACGGTGAGCGTGCCGAGGTTGTCGAGATCGGTGGCGAGGCCGCGGCTGCCGCCCGGGGTCTGGCCGCCGAGCGACGCGATGGTCGCGCCGACGGCGTTCACGAGGGTGCCGACGACGTTAAGCTGGGCGCCGTAGTTGTTGACGGTCTGGTTGGAGAGTTCGATGAGGCCGGCGTTGGTGAAGCCGTTCGCCACGTTCAGGGTGGCGGTGCTGCAGCAGCCGTCGAGCTGCGCGACGCGCAGCGTGGCGCTCGCGCTGTTGGCGAAGGCGCCGGTGATCGCGGAGTTGCCGGAGGCGATGAGCACCCCGTCATTCACGAGCGGCGCGTTGACGGTGCTCGAGAAGAGGCTCAGGGTGCGCCCCGCCGCGTTGGTGAGGGAGGCCGGGCCGTTGATCGTGGTGTTGGTCACCGCGAGGCCGGTCACGGCGTTGTCGAACGGCACGGTGAGGCCGAGGGTCACGCCGAACCAGGAGACGGTGCCCGCGCCGCCGAGCGTGCCGGCCTGGGTGAAGGCGCCGGCCGTCGTCGTGAGGGTGCGGCCGGCGGCGACGGTGATCGTCCCGGTGTTGGTGAAGCTGGGCGACGCGCCGCCCTGCGAGATGAGCAGGGTCTCGTTCACGTCGATCGTGCCGCTGTTCTCGTGCGTCGCGCCGGCGCCGGAGAGCGTGAGCGGGGCCTCGACGATGAGCGTGCCGCGGTTGTCGAGGTCGGTGGCGAGCCCGCGCGCGCCGCCCGGCGTCTGGCCGCCGAGCGCGGCGATGGTCGCGCCCACGGCGTTCACGAGCGTGCCGACGACGTTCAGCTGCGCGGCGTAGGGATTCACCGTCTGGTTCGAGAGCTCGATCGTGCCCTCGTTGATGAACCCGTTCGCGATGTCCAGCGTCGAGGTGCTGCAGCACCCGTCCACCTGCGCCACGCGGAGCGTCGCGCCGACGGGATTGGTGAAGGCGCCGGTGATCGCCGAGTTCCCGTTGGTGATCGCGAGCCCCGCGTTGACGAACGGCGCGTTGATCGTGGTGGAGTAGAGGACGATGGTCCGGCCGGCCGCGTTGGTGAAGGTCCCCGGCCCGTTCACGGCCGAGTTGACGAAGGTGACGGTCGCGGTGGCGTTGGAGAAGGCGTTGGTGATGTTGACCGTCGCGCTGCTCACGGTGACGTTGCCGGCGCCGTCGATGGGCGCGACGAGCGTGAGCGCGCCGCCCGTGACGGCGAGCGTCCGGCCGGTGGCGACGGTGAGCGTCCCGGTGTTGGTGAAGCTGGGGGAGGCGCCGGACTGGTTGACGGTGAGGTCGGCGCTCACGTCGATCGTGCCGCTGTTCTCGTGCGTCGCGCCGCCGCCGGTGAGCAGGAGCGGCACGGCGACGAGCATCGTGCCGCGGTTGTCGAGGTCGGCGGCGAGGCCGCGCG includes:
- a CDS encoding ISL3 family transposase gives rise to the protein MAYEELSALLGGWEGFMIAAVRREPTSTTQPVPRVVIVLEPVPSRPKRCSRCDGEVVTVHEVTTRRVRDLPLMDAETWIEFPRARVECPRCGPTVEAVPWLDRYQRMTTRLAAAIARLAQVLPIKHVAQWFGVGWETVKQIDQRALEARLGPIDLRDVRLIAIDEFAIHRGHRYATVVVNPLTRKVLWVGRGRAREDLRPFFAQLGPEGCARLEAAVMDMSGAYADEVRAHCPHAAIVYDLFHVVAKYGREVIDRVRVDETNRVAGRAVGRERVRRAQRRIIKGARWLLLRNRDTVTRPADRIRLRDLLAANRALFKVYVLKDDLKQLWRFRYPGAARRFWAQWRRRALASRLAPLRAFVRRLTPYLEGIISHCRYPLHTSVLEGINNKIKVIKRMAYGFRDDAYFFLKIRAAFPGIP